Genomic segment of Apium graveolens cultivar Ventura chromosome 7, ASM990537v1, whole genome shotgun sequence:
TACATTCTGAAAATTTGATAATCAAAACAACATGATAGTAAACTCATTGACAATATGTACAACTCATTCCCACAAGTTTTACAATAGGGGTGATCAAAGAATGAAATTGCTGTTATATGTCCACACCACACAGTTTGGAGGGATCAATGTTCCCGCAAGTTCCCAATCAGGCTAGTCGATACTTGATCGCTGCTGTCGGCTCTATAGTTTTCCAAGGATGACAATTTCTCTCGAATGCACTCAACGAGATTTGAAGCTTCTTTACTACACTTCAAGGGCTGTCTTTGCAAACTCTGTAATTTGCAAATAAAGTCTCTCTGGTTATACATATTTCTAGCCTTGTTGGTTTGCATGTTGAATAAATGTGACAGATAAAATATTTACCTCAGAAGCCCATAAGCAATCCCGTGCATTTCGGGGAATTATATGGATGTGGGTCTGAACGTGCCATATTGCAAAATAATATCAAGAATGTTAGTTTCTGAAGAAAATTCCACTTGAGTAGACCAATGTCTAGaagatttaaaaacttttaaACGAAATTACTGATTTATATGAACTTACATGATATATAACTTGGCCAGCAGCGGCACCATTGTTGACCAACAAATTAAATGAATCTGCAAATTCAGAGTTTATTTTAACAAGGGAATTTAAAGCTCATTATCAACAAAGCATAATAATAAGACCCAGTCAGAAATTATTCTAAACGTGAAGTGACTTGGCTAAACAAGGAAGGTGATTCTAATTATCATAATACAAGGTTATACAGTAATGTACTATATACGGATTTAAAAGGATTGTTGTAGCTGGCATCCTTCCCTATTTGACATTCAGAAGAATCATAACGATGAACAATTTTAGTATGAATGAAACGTAACTTTAAAATAAAATTGCAGAACAAATATTGTGCATAGTTACATATTAAAATAGGTTTACAACGTTAGTGACTGGAAAAGTATAATGTGAGTATAGCATGAATTGAAAATATGAAAAAAATGTGTTGTAAGCCTTCTATCTTCACAGGTCCAGCattgtgtatatatagggtgttGATGCTGTTCATTTTATATAGCGAAGGACATTTTTTGGGCAACTTACAAGTACATTTagacaaaaaaaaaacaaaacggCGCCTCAAGCCTGATCTCAACTTGGACATTCGATATGCTAAATCATATATAATCCAACAATGTCAGACGTATATATCATCAACCGCAGCTAGGACAATTTTCATTACATCAAGTCATTCTAATAAACTGGTATCTAGCATGTGCCATTTCACTACGAATTATAAATAGAAAAAATGTCTCTCCCACAATGAAGGGGATGAGATAGGATGTCTTAAATTACACAGCAGGTTGACTGACCAGAACATCATCAAAAAATAAGATGCATACCGCAACCAGTTGCTTTCATGACTGCATTGCTAATTACTGGTACCTTTGAACACATAGCACCAATTACCTGCACCGTTAAATTGAGAGATCAAAAATAGGCAAACATGTACAAGGAAATTGTTTGGTTTGATGAAGAGACAAATTCTTATCGACAAAGTGAAGGGAATGAAAACAAGCAAAATCAGGTTAGCCTTCCAAGTAATGTGTTTCATGCTGTGTTCTGAAATTCTGGTCCATTATTGTAAAAGAAAACAATGTAACTCAATCAGCTAGATCTTACTAGATTATAATACATGCACTAACGAACTGTGTCGTCAAGAGTACAACTCAGTGAAGACAATGTTCTAACTAGAAAACAAATTCAATTGCAATTTACGTAAGTTTATCCAGGGAATGAAAACAAGCAAAATCAGGTTAGCCTTCCAAGTAATGTGTTTCATGCTGTGTTCTGAAATTCTGGTCCATTATTGTAAAAGAAAACAATGTAACTCAATCAGCTAGATCTTACTAGATTATAATACATGCACTAACGAACTGTGTCATCAAGAGTACAACTCAGTGAAGACAATGTTCTAACTAGAAAACAAATTCAATTGCAATTTACGTAAGTTTATCCAGGGAATGAAAACAAGCAAAATCAGGTTAGCCTTCCAAGTAATGTGTTTCATGCTGTGTTCTGAAATTCTGGTCCATTATTGTAAAAGAAAACAATGCAACTCAATCAGCTAGATCTTACTAGATTATAATACATGCACTAACGAACTGTGTCGTCAAGAGTACAACTCAGTGAAGACAATGTTCTAACTAGAAAACAAATTCAATTGCAATTTACGTAAGTTTATCCAGTGAAGTCCGTGGATTCAAGGTTGCTCCATATAGGGGTTTAAATGAAACAATATTTGCGAGCCTTTCAAGCTCAGCTTGTAAAATATTAGAATTCGACTAGACAGTAAAAGAGTCGAAGACAAGCTTAAACTATTTGAATACCTTATTGATCCTAACGCGTGCTTCGAATTACTCAACTCATGAGGCTCGCAAGCCTAATCGAGCTAATTTTCTATAATTACTATTAACAAGCTACAAATATACTCTTATATAATTGATTAacaatattatacatatataatgTAGTTGAACTCGGGCCTATCATATTTGAGCTTTGCTCAATATCTAATACAGTTGCTCGGGCTTTCGAGCTGAGTTCAAACATTTTGAACTGTTGTAAAGTCGGGCTTAAAAGTTAATGGCTTGGTAAAGTTCAAGCCTGAGCCCGAACATTTTGGTCAAGATCAGGATCGAGCGTGACTGTATTTGCCCAAGTGTGACTGTATTTGGCTCAATTAGATTACAACCCTAGCTACATAAAAGAAGCAGAGAAAAAGAATGCTCAAATATTAGAACAACAATCTCAAGGAAGACATGATCAGCTGCTACTCATTGTTATGATAAATGAAAACTAGCTTGTTAAAGGTGGCCAACAGATTTATTTCTCAAGCCATTGCTAAATAATTTTCATTATCAGTGGGTAATCCTTTGTCGCAAAATATCAATTGCTTGTTAAACCCTGGGAATTCTGTGAAAGTAGGATACTccaaattataaaaaaaaaatcatgttCAGTAATAAAACTTACAGATGGTGGAGTTGCTTCCAGGCAAGAAAAATGACCTTTTGGAATAATAAGAGAGTGCCTGATAAATTAATGACGGTTAGAACTTTAAACAAAATTAAAGAGATATGGTTCACATACAATAAAATGGTAAATAAACAAAAGTTGAACAATCAAATTACCAAAAGGTTGTCCCTTAACCCGAGTTCTAAACAATATCAATTTTAGTTCACCTGTTTAATAAATTTAGTGATTGAGGATGCCATTGTAAAATCAATAGTAATAGCTAGGGACCCTCTAATCTATTGCTACTTGGTCATGTGATCACTCAGCACTTTAATAAAATGGAACAGCAAATAAATGGAAGCCTAGGATCTATTACTTCAGTAACTCGAATTTGGCTGAACCACTACCACGGCAGCCCGGAAAATTTATGCATAAGTACTACAGAAAAGAACATCATGCAGCCTGGCAGCCACAAGGCCATTTATAAATAAAAAGAGTCAAGCCACGAAATGCCTCTATAAGAATAACCGAATTGAATGTTGATAGTATGTGCAAAATTATTAAGCATCCAATCAATTTGGTTGCCATTTAATAACAGGGAAAGGAAAAATGCATCTATCACAACATTGTAGGTCATACTTTTGGAAATCATGGTAGATAAATCCCTAGTGTTAGTTTTGAATTTTTAAAGCCTACCAAATGGAACATATAATTTTACACCAAAACAATAAATACATAACTATTCTGTATTCAACATGATAATACCTTACCCAAGACTGAGTGGGTTTACATCCAAAATGCAGAGGCAGACATCATCTTCATAAATCTGTGGCCATAAAAAATTTAAGGGATCTGGGAAGAGGGAGTAAATAAAGAGTGCATATAAATACCACAACAGAAGCCTGTTTAAATATTTTGTTTTTTGATGTCAACGAGAAATTTGAATGGAGGAACATAAAACTCTAAAATGAAATTTTGTACTAAAGTTAGCTCATGCTTTTTTGTTGTGTGTAATGATCACTTTTCAAATGTCAAGATTGCTAATGAGAGACAGACAGTTTCAAGAGCTATATTATTTGCTCAATTTTGTATAAGCTCAATAAACTTGTTCCCACAAATTTGAAGAAGTCCATAATCCTAATCTTGTCCATAATTCTAATCTTACCAACTTTAAAAGTTCACCACTTCGACCAAACTAATCCTACCGAATAACGTATAGAAAACCTCTAATTTACTTAAAAACATAAAACACCTTTTCCTAACAACTCAAGTGAAACCAACTGTATTCTCTCTAATAGCTTACAATCCAAATATCACTTACTTAATGCTAGTTATAGGCATATAAATACTGTGTATTCAAAATCAAAGTCTACACTTGCTACTAATTAACCAGAGATTATTTCGAATATAAGCAATAGTATGCAAAGAATTAAAACTAAACCAGAGTTATTCACTCTTGTTAATCCCTAATGTTAATAATAGCTAACAATTCTTTATTACCTCTTAAATTCTTTATAAAGTTTGAATCTTTTACAATGGTGGTAATAACAGAACCAGCTGCAACATTTGATACTTATCTAATCCTAGctccaaaaaaaaaaaaaaatcaaatacccacaaatattttaaaattgtttttcaCAACATTTCGATAAAATGGCCACAAATTACAAAAACCCAAGATAACAATCAAGAAAAGCTGTGATTTTTAGCACTAAAAACACAAAAGAAAAGCAACCCAAGAAAAGAATCAAGAAAAAACTGTGATTTTTAGCATTAGAACAACAAAAGAACAGCAACCCAAGAAAAAGTTGTGATTTTTAGCACTAAAAACACAAAAGAAAAGCAACCCAAGAAAAGAATCAAGAAAAAGCTGTGATTTTTAGCATTAGAACAACAAAAGAACAGCAACCCAAGAAAAAGTTGTGATTTTTAGCATCAAAAACACAAAAGAGAAACAACCCAAATGACAAAATGGAAAGAAAAGATTACCTTGAAAGCAGGAGAGTCTCCATTAATAATCTTGCAGAAAACACAAGAAGAGCTATCTTTATTAATAACATCattagaagaagaagaagaagaagaatgaGAATTAGAGAGAGAAATGATAGAGTTGGGAGAGGAGAGAGGTTGTAAATGACAAGTGAGAATAGAGAGACGTCGATGGGCCTCCATAATTTTCAAGAACAAGTGAAGAAGAAGGAGCTAGAAAGTATTGTGGCCATGCTTTTTGTTGGCTATTCTTGATTGATGGTTTTATGAGGTGAGGTCAATACATTTGAGCTGCTTATGTGTATCCTATACAATACATGcgtaattttatatttttaatgaTTTTATATGTAGGAGTATTATATTTATGAACATGAATCTCCATGCCTGATTGAAATGGACTGATTTTGTGAGGTCGGGAGGAAATGGATATGTTCCGGGCCTATTGAGAAGGCGTCTTGTTTTGGTTGTTACGCTTTTTACGTGATATCGAGGTTTCGAAACTTGTCTaaaatattttatgaatattTGCAAAAAATATTACTCATTATCGAGAATATGTTGGGTGTATGagtgaaaaaaataaaataaattattatcaGTTAATTTTAGAAACAGTTTTTGTGAAAAacgataaaaaaaaattgtttttgcGGGAGCAAGAGGATTGTGTTATCTGGAGTATCTAtatctatactctttattaataagcgaaactaTGTATAATTTGGTGTTAAAAGTACCGAAATACCATTTTGGTACTTACCTGACATAAGTTGACTTCTATTGTCaataaattttgtttttaacataaattgacttctattttttataaattttattttttttgttagtATTCATCAAATTGTCTacttaatttataaaataaaaatattttttaaacaatttgtaaattatattttaaatttattaagttacgttaaattaattaaaataacttatatttattttttattttagaaaaactacaaactactaagtaaactactaacacgaattgacttatattcttcgtaaattttatttattaataaccTATATTAAAAAGTTATTAAGTTatgttaaattaagtaaaataacatatatttacttttattttgaaaaactactaactacaaagtaaattattaacacgaattgacttctattctcggttttattttctataattttaaaaataattaagtaataacAAATGCCTTTAGTAacatttattaatttttaaactgaaaattattgatttaacgatTGTATTTGTTATTGTTCATCACAACGCTTATTTACTTTAAATTGAAAAACTTATTTTAACTGTAATAAATTTATGGGCTGAATTTAGATTATATTAAGttatattaaattaagtttaataacatctatttacttttaatttgtaaattattttttatcgataattaagtaatattaaataaactatattgaaaagactaattataagataattatcaaatatattaattaatattaaattatataaagaacagatatttggttcataagataaagatacaattcatttcacaaaataaaactaatatgttagatttctatatcaagtaaaacaatgcaaaattagaattatagtgaaaaatttcataactgattcgattatttttaaccacataactattttttccaagtaccaatttaatattgatattaatatattaatttaaattcGTGTTTCTCCCGTattatgaataattctctacaaattttaattcgatatttttaatCTCGGACCCGTGTTTAGCACGGGTTATTaactatctatactaataagGAAACCATATTTAAGTCCTAAATATTGGTACCCACTATAAATTTATACaactttttttaaaattttatgtaataaaatctcaactAACAAAAATTTATTTATACTCTCTGTATATTTTATTTcccttcaatttttatttgttgttAAACATCCAAACGTcggtttactttaaaataatcatattagtaagttaacatgtcagatttatataagtaaataattaaatcatattagtaagttaacatgtcagatttatataagtaaataattaggtgcatgcataactagaactatacggtgaaattttagagttacacttaacttcgatttttgtaactacatattttaacagcattttatatattatatttagattTATATTTTCCACGAATTATGAGTTTCActtttatgcaaataataatatgatactattattttttaatttcGAGCCCGTGCTTCGTACCGGACAAGTAGGAATAAACAGCAGTACTGAGGAGACATGTGAAGTGTTGGCAAAATCTTTAAATTGGGATCAGCTCAGAACCGAATGTGGCGACAAATATTTAAATCACTCACGTCCTGTCCTGTGAATCCCCTCTCTATTATACTCCATCCGTCTCATTATACGTTTCCTATTTTTAATTCTGACACTATTTATAGTAAGCGATTGATTAtaatttacgtctaatttataagatcaaatatagtcatgagtaaccatgagtgatcttgttgaattcatatttatgagtactttaatataataaagtttatatatttaatactaatacgaaattaaagatattagcAATCAAAAATATACATTGACAAACGTGTCTCACACAAATAgaaaacgtttttagggacggagaGAGTATTTATCAACTTTTGCCTTATCCCTTCCTCCCGAGTTTTAAAAAAGAAGAAAACGAAGTGTATGGTAAATAAATTAGCTTCAATTTCACTTATAGTCATGCTCCCAAGTTTTAGAAAGGAACTAAAGTAAGCGGTAATAAATACAAGTTTGGCATACATTCACTCGAAAATTTTCAatccaaaaataaaataaaagtacTTTTATCTTATGATAACTTACTCATCTCTTTGAAAAACACGGGAGCAAGGccttagagcaagtccaacagcTCCTTTATATCAGCTCTTAAGTTCAATTATAAgaattttaacaaaaaaatatcaCTCCAACAGTGACTTAGTACTTCTTTATATCACTAAGACATGAGCTTCATTATTTATCTTTAAAACTTCTAGTGCTCCCTTTGAGCAACTTCAACAGCTTAGCTATTAGGAGTCTTAAAATCAAATATAAGTAATATGGAGAAAAAAACTACTCCAACAGTATCCTAGTGATTCTTTAAATCactaagagcaagtccaacagcCCACTTAAACACGCTCTTAAGTCCAAATATAAGAAAGATGACATAAAATTGCACTCCAACAGTGTCTTAGTGGTTCCTTATATTACTAAGACACTTCTCTCATACCTTATCTTTAAGGAATCACAAGTCATCCCTTGTatcatttttatcaataaaaatttgatttctctctcttctttttagttcttttctttcttttcctttcatatctcattcaaatttattattattataataataaggATTGAAAATAAGGAATATTGTTGGAGTTGAAATTCAAAATTATGTCTTAAATCACTAagagttaatattttataatatttataaggaaTCTGTTAAGAGACCGTTGGACTTGCTCTAATATCCACTAAAATCTTTTTTCCATTCCTTGTCTTTAACTAACCTTTCTCCTCTTCTAACTTTTatcttataatatatatttgaaagAAACACTTTCTCTTTCTTTATTTTAGTAATAATGTTACTTTTTAATGATTAAATACTGTATAAGGAATGAATATAGGGAATATTGTTGGAGTTGAGAATAATCATTGATGTCTTAAATTAGTAAGAtccaatattttatattaaatttaggAAATGAACTAAGAAGCTGTTGGAGACGCTCTTATAACATTTTTAGCAATAAAAAATTCATTTATCTCTTTTCTTTTTACATTTCTCTCTCtatttgttccacattttgtccatttcttttcaaatttattaatataataataataaggaaGGAATATAAGGATCATTGTTGGAATTGAAATTCaaaataatatcttaaataactaagagttaatattttataatatttataagaaACACACTAGAACACTGGCtcatttgttaaatctgaacAGTATTATCTGAATGATTAAAATTCTGAATCAATGACTAATCTGATGCTGGACGACTAACGGGTGTTTGTTAGAGTAATTTTCAAATTCCCGAATGATA
This window contains:
- the LOC141673040 gene encoding adenylylsulfatase HINT3, with the protein product MEAHRRLSILTCHLQPLSSPNSIISLSNSHSSSSSSSNDVINKDSSSCVFCKIINGDSPAFKIYEDDVCLCILDVNPLSLGHSLIIPKGHFSCLEATPPSVIGAMCSKVPVISNAVMKATGCDSFNLLVNNGAAAGQVIYHTHIHIIPRNARDCLWASESLQRQPLKCSKEASNLVECIREKLSSLENYRADSSDQVSTSLIGNLREH